A portion of the Symphalangus syndactylus isolate Jambi chromosome 13, NHGRI_mSymSyn1-v2.1_pri, whole genome shotgun sequence genome contains these proteins:
- the IFNG gene encoding interferon gamma, which translates to MKYTSYILAFQLCIVLGSLGCYCQDPYVKEAENLKKYFNAGDSDVANNGTLFLGILKNWKEESDRKIMQSQIVSFYFKLFKNFKDDQSIQKSVETIKEDMNVKFFNSNKKKRDDFEKLTNYSVTDLNVQRKAIHELIQVMAELSPAAKTGKRKRSQMLFRGRRASQ; encoded by the exons ATGAAATATACAAGTTATATCTTGGCTTTTCAGCTCTGCATCGTTTTGGGTTCTCTTGGCTGTTACTGCCAGGACCCATATGTAAAAGAAGCAGAAAACcttaagaaatatttt aatgcaGGTGATTCAGATGTAGCGAATAATGGAACTCTTTTCTTAGGCATTTTGAAGAATTGGAAAGAG GAGAGTGACAGAAAAATAATGCAGAGCCAAATTGTCTCCTTTtacttcaaactttttaaaaactttaaagatgACCAGAGCATCCAAAAGAGTGTGGAGACCATCAAGGAAGACATGAATGTCAAGTTTTtcaatagcaacaaaaagaaacGGGATGACTTCGAAAAGCTGACTAATTATTCG GTAACTGACTTGAATGTCCAACGCAAAGCTATACATGAACTCATCCAAGTGATGGCTGAACTGTCGCCAGCAGCTAAAACAGGGAAGCGAAAAAGGAGTCAGATGCTGTTTCGAGGTCGAAGAGCATCCCAATAA